Proteins from a genomic interval of Thermoanaerobacterium thermosaccharolyticum DSM 571:
- a CDS encoding DUF2922 domain-containing protein gives MAVQLQMNFKNKLGSNFRINVDNALETLTDDQVKTAMETIISKNIFDTSGGELVEAVSASLVSTTEKEFAVK, from the coding sequence GTGGCAGTTCAACTTCAGATGAATTTTAAAAATAAGCTTGGCAGTAACTTTAGAATCAATGTGGATAATGCCCTTGAAACATTGACAGATGATCAAGTAAAGACAGCGATGGAGACAATAATCTCAAAAAATATATTTGATACAAGTGGCGGCGAGCTAGTAGAAGCAGTCAGTGCCAGCCTTGTATCTACGACAGAAAAAGAATTTGCAGTCAAGTAA
- a CDS encoding YvrJ family protein, translated as MSEIFAGIANLGFPIVISIYLLVRIEGKLDSLTNSINELTKAIVKLE; from the coding sequence ATGAGTGAGATATTTGCAGGTATTGCAAATCTGGGCTTTCCGATAGTTATAAGCATTTATCTTTTAGTGAGAATCGAAGGGAAGTTAGACAGCTTGACAAATTCCATAAATGAGCTGACAAAAGCTATAGTTAAACTAGAATAA
- a CDS encoding S-layer homology domain-containing protein, which translates to MRKLSISFIVVFLLIVILNFSFVSGSTMYNGVNNATATFKNMSYNDIDSSFAKGDIMRMTALSVVRGNGSGLYYPKNKLKREEALAMILRLMGKEKDVQVAQNSASGGVPGAAGTTSSGMVDSWAQGVITVAKNAGLLSKQEQSLDFTKNATRQEIANWIAKGINLAPVYGKDAQYVYSYKDSSLFDADKLPYIEATIESSIMSGYNNGYFGPNDSITREQMAAVLSRAFNVSYAMMGYTKDEGYIEDIERDNVDGGVRHTYVLKNDSGQDIALVAESSPNANYDFVVLKNGKAGLSSIISNGDRLTYYTNGSNVIFAETDNGSIKTISGTIDSIWQGSFRLVDDSGNSYVIYYNNNTQVTMNSVDASISDLKYGETAKVTVYGSTATRIDVVYTDLSENGQVSLGDRQDSGKIVDIETDNSQVSITLDNGSTYTVNADMPVVGTGAAISASDLKVGEYIKLYFSSINTKTPDEIFLEDDYNKPVAVIRGTISGVSGFNPKIQLKDVEIYRQGQWSATSSYAMYSLDGASVYLDGSKIPVSDISKYKGYDAYIMLENHYGTETATLVSIQSGFNMSYVGDITYDGNTMLVTFDNENDNRQVNVNDGTIILDNGLLVPKSQLSKASQAYVSFSRGGAANFISILDTSAPSEYYYAFGKIDEVTSDSITIGKNYNAYALDANEWNKIDDKTFYVGDKTYIIDNSGNTPTIVDYNDFINQKYGKDLIKYGYVYIVARKDKYDNDNYDAIAINIYTNSSSDSESYDLISTDRVSKAVLSSSSGNVLTLDNVMDWNGFNNKWELNTSLDSIDVSKAVIVKNNKVISVNDLKSGDNLYIIRDGVDGIIITVE; encoded by the coding sequence ATGAGAAAGTTAAGCATAAGTTTTATTGTTGTATTTTTACTTATTGTTATTTTAAATTTTAGTTTTGTATCAGGATCTACAATGTACAATGGAGTAAACAATGCAACAGCTACTTTTAAAAACATGTCCTACAATGATATAGATAGTAGCTTTGCAAAAGGCGATATAATGAGAATGACAGCATTGTCTGTAGTACGAGGCAATGGAAGTGGACTTTATTATCCAAAAAACAAGTTGAAAAGAGAAGAAGCTCTTGCTATGATACTTAGACTTATGGGGAAAGAGAAAGATGTGCAAGTGGCTCAAAACAGCGCATCTGGTGGAGTACCGGGTGCTGCTGGTACTACTTCCAGCGGTATGGTAGATAGCTGGGCACAAGGGGTTATAACCGTTGCCAAAAATGCAGGGCTTCTGTCAAAGCAGGAGCAGTCTTTGGACTTCACGAAAAATGCCACAAGGCAGGAGATAGCCAACTGGATCGCTAAAGGCATAAATCTGGCGCCTGTCTATGGGAAAGATGCACAGTACGTTTACTCGTACAAAGACAGCAGTCTTTTTGATGCTGACAAATTGCCTTACATTGAAGCTACAATAGAATCCTCAATAATGTCTGGATACAACAATGGCTATTTCGGCCCCAATGACAGCATTACAAGGGAGCAGATGGCAGCAGTATTAAGCAGAGCTTTTAATGTTTCATATGCAATGATGGGCTATACAAAAGATGAAGGCTATATAGAAGACATTGAAAGGGATAATGTAGACGGAGGTGTCAGACATACTTATGTATTGAAAAATGACAGTGGACAAGATATTGCGCTAGTTGCGGAAAGTTCACCAAATGCAAATTATGATTTTGTTGTTTTAAAAAATGGAAAGGCAGGATTATCATCAATCATTTCAAACGGAGACAGATTGACGTATTACACAAATGGAAGCAATGTTATCTTTGCGGAAACTGATAATGGCAGCATAAAAACCATAAGCGGTACAATTGATTCTATATGGCAAGGAAGCTTTAGACTAGTTGATGACAGTGGAAATAGTTATGTAATATACTACAATAATAATACACAGGTTACGATGAATTCAGTTGATGCTTCCATCAGTGACTTGAAGTATGGTGAGACAGCGAAAGTCACTGTTTATGGTAGCACAGCAACGAGAATAGATGTAGTTTACACTGATTTGAGTGAAAATGGTCAGGTTAGCCTTGGAGACAGGCAAGACAGCGGAAAGATAGTCGATATAGAGACAGATAATAGCCAAGTTTCAATAACGTTGGATAATGGAAGTACGTATACGGTAAATGCTGATATGCCTGTTGTTGGGACGGGTGCAGCAATAAGTGCCAGCGATTTAAAAGTAGGAGAGTATATAAAACTTTATTTCAGCAGTATAAATACTAAAACGCCTGATGAAATATTCTTGGAGGATGATTATAATAAACCTGTAGCGGTAATACGGGGAACAATATCAGGGGTATCTGGATTTAATCCTAAGATACAGCTTAAGGATGTTGAAATATACAGGCAAGGACAGTGGAGTGCCACATCAAGTTATGCTATGTATAGTTTAGATGGTGCTTCTGTCTATTTAGATGGCAGTAAAATACCTGTAAGTGATATTAGCAAATATAAAGGTTATGATGCTTACATAATGTTGGAAAATCATTATGGCACAGAAACTGCAACACTTGTATCAATACAAAGTGGATTTAATATGAGCTATGTTGGTGACATTACGTACGATGGAAACACCATGTTAGTAACGTTTGATAATGAAAATGACAATCGCCAGGTAAACGTAAATGATGGTACAATTATATTAGATAATGGGCTTTTGGTGCCAAAAAGCCAGCTGTCAAAAGCCAGTCAGGCGTATGTTTCATTTTCAAGAGGTGGCGCAGCAAACTTTATATCGATATTGGATACAAGTGCTCCATCAGAATACTACTATGCCTTTGGAAAAATTGATGAAGTCACATCAGATTCTATAACGATAGGCAAAAACTATAATGCTTATGCTTTGGATGCTAATGAATGGAATAAAATTGATGATAAAACTTTTTATGTAGGTGATAAGACGTATATTATAGATAATAGTGGAAATACACCTACTATAGTAGATTATAATGACTTTATCAATCAAAAATATGGGAAAGATTTGATAAAGTATGGGTATGTATACATAGTGGCAAGAAAAGATAAATATGATAATGACAATTATGATGCAATAGCAATAAATATATATACAAACAGCAGTTCTGATTCTGAAAGCTATGATTTAATAAGCACTGACAGAGTAAGCAAGGCTGTATTAAGTAGTAGCAGTGGAAATGTCTTGACTTTAGACAATGTTATGGATTGGAATGGATTTAATAATAAATGGGAGCTTAATACATCACTGGATTCTATCGATGTTTCAAAAGCTGTTATAGTGAAGAACAACAAGGTAATATCAGTAAATGATTTAAAGAGTGGAGACAACCTTTATATAATAAGAGACGGGGTAGATGGCATTATAATAACGGTAGAGTAG
- the pepV gene encoding dipeptidase PepV: protein MILDQYVDILKDELVRSTQEIIKIKSTEGEPKPGMPYGEGPGKALEKALMIADNLGFKTKNVDGYVGYAEYGEGDEIVGVLGHLDVVPEGDGWDYPPYGAEIHDGKIYGRGATDDKGPIMASLYALKAIKDSGLKLSKRVRILFGTNEETGSKEIEYYLKHEEAPTIGFTPDANYPVIYAEKGITIFNVVKDFKEKSDELAIKYIKGGNRPNMVPDYCECAIVVKDEKRRESIPDEVKRFRDVTGFDIDCGIENDMLVIKSHGESAHGSLPYLGKNAIMQLILFLNVIYQQDDDVKKFIDFFAKNVGLETNGKTFGVNLKDDTGELSFNVGTINLNEEKGTIGLNIRYPVTFKYEDLMNPFNEKIGEYGMRVENMMHQPPLYFPKDHFLIKTLMKVYEDVTGRKDEPLSIGGGTYAKEMKNMVAFGPIFPGKPDLDHQANEYIEIDDLVLNAKIYARAIYELAK, encoded by the coding sequence ATGATATTAGATCAGTATGTAGATATTTTAAAGGACGAGTTGGTGAGGTCTACACAGGAAATTATAAAAATAAAGAGCACTGAAGGGGAGCCGAAGCCAGGGATGCCGTACGGAGAAGGACCAGGAAAAGCTTTAGAGAAAGCTCTCATGATTGCCGATAATCTTGGATTTAAGACGAAAAATGTCGATGGATATGTGGGCTATGCTGAGTACGGTGAAGGAGATGAAATAGTAGGAGTTCTTGGGCATTTAGACGTTGTCCCGGAAGGTGATGGATGGGATTATCCTCCATATGGTGCTGAAATACACGATGGCAAAATATACGGCAGAGGAGCAACAGATGATAAGGGCCCAATTATGGCTTCTCTTTACGCTTTAAAGGCGATCAAAGATTCCGGTCTTAAATTAAGTAAGAGAGTAAGGATATTGTTTGGCACAAATGAAGAAACGGGTTCAAAAGAGATAGAATACTATCTAAAGCATGAGGAAGCACCTACAATAGGTTTTACTCCAGATGCAAATTATCCGGTCATTTATGCAGAAAAAGGCATCACAATATTTAATGTTGTAAAAGATTTTAAAGAAAAGTCTGATGAATTGGCTATTAAGTACATAAAAGGCGGCAATAGGCCAAACATGGTTCCTGATTATTGTGAATGTGCAATAGTTGTCAAAGATGAAAAGCGAAGAGAAAGTATTCCAGATGAAGTAAAAAGATTTAGAGATGTGACAGGCTTTGATATAGATTGCGGTATTGAAAATGACATGCTTGTCATTAAGTCTCACGGAGAGTCTGCACATGGAAGTCTCCCCTATCTTGGCAAGAATGCCATAATGCAGCTTATATTGTTTTTAAATGTTATTTATCAGCAAGACGATGATGTGAAGAAATTCATAGACTTTTTTGCGAAAAATGTAGGGCTTGAAACAAATGGCAAGACATTTGGAGTAAATTTGAAAGATGACACAGGAGAGCTTTCGTTTAATGTCGGCACAATTAATTTAAATGAGGAGAAAGGCACCATTGGACTAAATATAAGATATCCGGTTACATTTAAATACGAAGACCTGATGAATCCATTTAATGAGAAAATAGGAGAATACGGCATGAGAGTAGAAAACATGATGCATCAGCCGCCACTTTATTTCCCTAAAGATCATTTCCTCATAAAGACGCTTATGAAAGTCTATGAGGATGTGACAGGAAGGAAAGATGAGCCGTTGTCGATTGGTGGTGGAACGTACGCCAAAGAGATGAAAAACATGGTGGCATTTGGACCGATTTTCCCGGGCAAACCGGACCTTGACCATCAAGCCAATGAGTACATTGAGATAGATGATCTCGTCTTAAATGCTAAGATATATGCCCGTGCCATATACGAGCTGGCAAAGTAA
- a CDS encoding MTH1187 family thiamine-binding protein: protein MSILEINIVPVGTGSASYSSFVQDAVNLLNKRGQKYTVTPTSTVIEGNTPELMKVAEEIHNIPFQDGVMRVVTNIMIDERRDKPDNMEKRVNEVCQ, encoded by the coding sequence ATGTCGATACTTGAAATAAACATCGTCCCTGTAGGAACCGGCAGCGCTTCATATTCAAGCTTCGTTCAAGATGCCGTAAATCTTTTAAACAAAAGAGGACAAAAGTACACCGTAACACCTACATCTACAGTTATTGAAGGAAACACGCCAGAGCTTATGAAAGTAGCCGAAGAAATACACAATATTCCTTTTCAAGACGGCGTAATGAGAGTCGTAACAAATATCATGATTGATGAAAGACGGGATAAACCAGATAATATGGAAAAGAGGGTTAATGAAGTTTGTCAATAG
- a CDS encoding DUF1659 domain-containing protein, translating to MAVISTPQGSRISISYITGKDERGVDVIRSRTYNNIKSSALDQDVMDVAAILSGLQTYPVKSVTRINQVDLSQE from the coding sequence ATGGCAGTTATATCTACACCACAAGGCTCAAGGATTTCCATATCCTACATCACTGGAAAAGACGAAAGAGGCGTCGATGTCATAAGAAGCAGGACATACAACAACATTAAAAGCTCTGCACTGGATCAGGATGTCATGGATGTGGCTGCAATTTTAAGTGGGCTTCAAACATATCCTGTAAAATCTGTGACACGCATAAATCAAGTTGACTTGTCGCAAGAGTAA
- a CDS encoding IPT/TIG domain-containing protein, producing the protein MRRYLSLLLIFVILVSLFPGNMSKAYASSPPNITAVKSLRYDGTMASPAKGPYNSTTDIEIDGSAFMTFDSTGNMISQVDAVYIDSISDSTKLTILSVNESKIYAKVPDKNITGLSPNKPYMIIVHRSDGQSAAIPNGFTYLDNPKVTSAALDNYKTVTRDTNGNVTGISEPQSFIRMEGSNLSDIALGNINGETSNVVSQSGSVLISDIPSSLRIDPSTTYNIYVTNIYGGQSNMYSPPKLSAVNQDITSLSKYQVIVGDKITIYGHGFSTLGSSMRVYVGENLVNSSDVTVVSDTEMTVKVPAPKDTTLPYQNIDIVSSDGSTVTLVNALKIIPTPSAITIDSITPNAGTMSGGTKVIIVGENLREDLIVKFGGIQGQNVQMVSLPGLTDNMDAIEVTTPPYSKSGPVNVDIVDPITGYTVTKSNGFFYLAVEDSLVAIDMNPYSGYENGNTDVTIWGYNFQRSDDPSTYTANPDSTEITYVNSNYTYTDPVTGQNATGKRERKLYVTFGGNKAKIESVSVPSGGQEILKVLSPSITLNPPGQSMPVDVVVTVETTIMDSNGNVVMQYSEQSSPPKKFTYNPLPSNPEILSISPNSGSRAGGDTVTIQGFDIRPGASIYFGGALATVKDLTIDSSNRSIVTVITPKSSVLGYVDVKVVNKDADQNRGFTTMANGYYYYTAPTITSVFTNFGSKYGGNLITITGMDFYVGQTVQNGVYVPSYPTVTIGNINLEVISVQDNSGNIIDGKKLNIGTQIKAMVPVTSNPYPVGWQDITITNYDGQNGTEGGTVTLKNGFEIKDTQKTPTITSVNPNKGPTKGGTQITITGSNFESGSIVTIDGVQAKVTSVTSGNTVINAVAPAGTLGKKIVQVINPSDGGTASLTDGFEYLLIETKPKITSISPNYGGKGTLVYIFGSDFSRKIGDSDGATVYIGNTVMDDVYVIDENTITAVVPDLQYSGLYDITVVNPDTATAKSPQKFHYLIPESNPVITAITPDKGTVNGGTAITITGSDFRRGAEVYIGGKLATNITVSSDGSTIQAMTPPGNPGRTYVTVINYDGGNYTYGLHDGEDGFTYVVPNSIPVITKINPNTGSTYGGDTVTIIGQDFRIAKDQNGNILKDSDGNPIGPDVYFGNVKATKVIYVDYGTLKVVTPPNLPGPVRVSVVNYDTGIGYIDNGFTYVQSKPTISSIIPPEVDVNSITSVIVSGSNFAVPIYDGNTLIRPGSKVYIDDKEMMDITIFDSSEIKFDVPAGWDIGTKTLKIVNPDGGIATTNIEFVSAASKPVITKVDPSKGSIDGGTIVTITGSQFSSNVKVYFEKYKATIVSNNETTIVVKTPAADEKFLNIPVDVKVLNDDGASFTLKGAYTYIKTGASPVITSITPNTGSTVGGDTVTITGDNFKSGLTVKFGGKEAESVIVKSYKEITVITPPHEAGKVDIIVFNSDGAQGVLAGGFTYVQTAPDNPSGFYAEEIRGNDHTIYLHWNAVNGAKLYEIYGKKHSDDNYSFIASTDKLEYYVDGLSSNTLYDFKMRAINDKGNSQFTASDSAYTDSSDNSEYDIGVPDKVGNTTMNISGNVVYITLGDDAASKSAYLIDLTDYKYKNTNTWVINVPESFSNKNCKISLRAPNFSMDFTPQALNLTSNIDRITVKLLDGKTIDDLNKNLGKSGSIVSDVYQISYDEIDGSSVTHMSSFKQPVNIKINYYGNRVVKSGTLSVKNFDDTTEYYPNVYSALQYALVNAIHTGRYAVVNFT; encoded by the coding sequence GTGAGAAGATATTTGTCATTATTGCTGATATTTGTCATATTGGTGTCGCTTTTCCCAGGAAATATGTCGAAGGCTTATGCGTCAAGCCCTCCCAATATTACTGCTGTTAAGTCATTGCGGTATGACGGAACGATGGCATCGCCTGCAAAAGGGCCTTACAACTCCACTACAGACATAGAGATTGACGGAAGTGCTTTTATGACATTCGACAGCACAGGAAATATGATATCGCAGGTTGATGCAGTCTATATTGATTCTATATCAGATAGCACAAAGCTTACGATACTGAGCGTTAATGAAAGCAAGATATATGCAAAAGTTCCAGATAAAAATATAACGGGTCTTTCGCCTAATAAACCGTATATGATTATAGTGCATAGAAGCGATGGACAAAGTGCTGCAATTCCAAATGGATTTACATATCTCGACAATCCTAAGGTAACAAGTGCTGCACTAGATAATTATAAGACTGTGACGAGGGACACCAATGGAAATGTAACAGGAATATCAGAGCCTCAATCATTTATTAGGATGGAAGGAAGCAATTTGAGCGATATAGCTTTAGGCAATATAAATGGAGAAACATCAAATGTGGTATCACAGAGCGGTTCTGTGCTAATCTCAGATATACCTTCCAGTTTAAGGATTGATCCCAGCACAACTTACAATATATACGTTACTAATATATATGGTGGACAATCTAATATGTATAGTCCTCCTAAGCTATCTGCAGTTAATCAAGATATAACTAGCTTATCCAAGTATCAGGTTATAGTAGGCGATAAGATAACAATATACGGTCACGGATTTTCGACACTTGGAAGCAGTATGAGAGTTTACGTGGGAGAAAACCTTGTAAACAGTAGCGATGTTACAGTGGTAAGCGATACAGAAATGACTGTAAAAGTACCTGCACCAAAAGATACTACACTTCCATATCAAAATATAGATATAGTTTCAAGCGACGGTTCAACTGTCACACTGGTGAATGCGCTAAAAATTATACCAACGCCCTCTGCCATAACAATTGACAGTATCACTCCAAATGCAGGGACAATGTCCGGTGGAACAAAAGTTATCATAGTAGGTGAAAACCTCAGAGAGGACCTTATAGTCAAGTTTGGCGGCATTCAGGGCCAAAATGTTCAGATGGTTAGTTTGCCGGGACTTACAGACAATATGGATGCAATAGAGGTTACAACACCACCTTATTCAAAATCAGGGCCTGTCAATGTAGATATAGTTGATCCAATTACAGGATATACAGTTACAAAATCTAATGGCTTTTTCTATCTTGCTGTTGAAGATAGCTTAGTTGCTATTGATATGAATCCATACAGCGGTTACGAAAATGGCAATACAGATGTGACAATTTGGGGATACAATTTTCAAAGAAGCGACGATCCTTCTACTTATACTGCCAATCCCGACAGCACTGAAATAACTTATGTCAACAGCAATTATACATATACTGATCCTGTAACTGGGCAAAATGCAACCGGTAAAAGAGAAAGAAAATTATACGTAACTTTTGGCGGCAACAAAGCTAAAATAGAAAGTGTTTCTGTGCCGTCTGGAGGGCAGGAGATTTTAAAGGTATTATCTCCCAGCATTACTCTAAATCCTCCGGGGCAGTCTATGCCTGTTGATGTTGTTGTAACTGTTGAAACGACTATAATGGATTCAAATGGGAATGTCGTCATGCAGTACTCTGAGCAAAGCTCACCTCCTAAAAAATTTACGTATAATCCGCTTCCATCCAATCCGGAGATTTTGAGCATATCTCCTAACAGCGGAAGCAGGGCAGGCGGGGATACCGTAACGATACAGGGATTTGATATTAGGCCTGGTGCCAGCATCTACTTTGGCGGTGCTTTAGCCACAGTAAAGGATTTGACAATTGATTCTAGTAATAGGTCAATAGTAACCGTCATAACTCCAAAGAGCAGCGTGCTGGGTTATGTTGATGTGAAAGTTGTCAATAAGGATGCAGATCAGAATCGCGGATTTACAACAATGGCAAATGGGTACTATTACTATACGGCTCCTACCATCACAAGCGTATTTACAAATTTTGGTTCAAAATACGGTGGAAATCTAATAACAATTACAGGAATGGATTTTTACGTAGGTCAGACGGTACAGAATGGAGTATATGTGCCTTCATACCCGACAGTTACAATAGGGAATATAAATCTTGAAGTTATAAGTGTACAGGATAATAGCGGAAATATTATAGACGGTAAAAAGTTAAATATTGGAACACAGATAAAGGCAATGGTTCCTGTAACCTCAAATCCTTACCCTGTTGGCTGGCAGGATATAACAATAACAAACTACGATGGGCAGAATGGCACAGAAGGCGGTACTGTTACACTTAAAAATGGATTTGAAATAAAAGACACACAGAAGACACCTACAATAACGTCTGTCAATCCAAACAAAGGCCCTACAAAAGGTGGAACGCAGATAACTATAACAGGTAGCAATTTTGAAAGTGGAAGTATTGTAACCATCGACGGTGTTCAGGCAAAAGTGACAAGCGTTACATCAGGCAATACTGTAATAAATGCGGTGGCGCCTGCAGGGACATTAGGTAAAAAGATCGTGCAAGTAATAAATCCATCTGATGGCGGAACGGCATCATTGACTGACGGTTTTGAGTACCTGCTTATTGAGACGAAGCCCAAAATTACCAGTATTTCACCTAATTATGGCGGCAAAGGAACGCTTGTTTACATCTTTGGCAGTGATTTTTCAAGGAAGATTGGAGATAGCGATGGTGCAACAGTTTATATAGGCAATACAGTCATGGATGATGTGTACGTAATTGATGAGAATACTATAACAGCAGTTGTACCCGATTTACAGTATAGTGGCCTTTATGATATTACAGTTGTGAATCCAGATACTGCTACTGCAAAATCTCCGCAAAAATTTCACTACCTTATTCCTGAATCAAATCCTGTTATAACGGCGATAACACCTGATAAAGGAACTGTAAATGGTGGTACAGCTATAACTATAACAGGAAGTGACTTTAGAAGAGGAGCGGAAGTGTATATCGGCGGAAAACTTGCTACAAATATAACAGTAAGCTCCGATGGTAGTACCATACAGGCAATGACACCACCAGGTAATCCGGGCAGGACATATGTTACTGTCATAAATTACGACGGTGGCAACTACACGTATGGTCTTCATGATGGGGAGGATGGCTTTACATATGTTGTGCCAAACAGCATACCTGTAATAACAAAAATAAACCCCAATACAGGTTCTACTTATGGTGGCGATACTGTTACAATAATAGGACAGGATTTCAGGATTGCAAAGGACCAAAATGGAAATATCTTAAAAGACAGCGATGGAAATCCGATAGGACCTGATGTATATTTTGGAAATGTGAAAGCAACAAAAGTAATATATGTTGATTATGGTACATTGAAGGTCGTTACACCTCCAAATCTTCCAGGTCCTGTAAGAGTTTCTGTGGTAAATTACGATACGGGCATAGGATATATTGACAATGGGTTTACATATGTTCAATCTAAACCTACAATAAGTAGCATAATTCCACCAGAAGTTGACGTTAATAGTATTACAAGTGTTATTGTAAGTGGTTCTAACTTTGCTGTACCTATATATGATGGCAATACGCTTATAAGACCAGGCTCTAAAGTATATATTGATGATAAAGAAATGATGGATATAACTATATTCGATAGCAGTGAGATAAAATTTGATGTACCAGCTGGTTGGGATATAGGAACGAAAACTTTGAAGATCGTGAATCCAGATGGCGGCATAGCTACGACAAACATTGAATTTGTTTCAGCTGCTTCAAAACCTGTTATTACTAAAGTAGATCCATCTAAGGGAAGTATTGATGGAGGAACTATAGTAACAATTACAGGAAGCCAATTTTCAAGTAATGTGAAAGTTTATTTTGAAAAATATAAGGCAACAATAGTGTCAAATAATGAAACTACCATTGTTGTGAAGACACCTGCCGCAGATGAAAAATTTTTAAATATACCTGTAGATGTAAAGGTGCTTAATGATGATGGTGCAAGTTTTACATTGAAAGGTGCATATACATATATAAAGACAGGTGCCAGCCCTGTAATAACATCTATAACGCCTAATACAGGCTCTACAGTTGGCGGTGATACTGTGACAATAACAGGTGACAATTTTAAAAGTGGGCTTACAGTGAAATTTGGTGGTAAAGAAGCAGAAAGTGTAATTGTTAAAAGTTATAAAGAGATAACTGTTATTACACCTCCACATGAAGCCGGAAAGGTTGATATTATAGTATTTAATTCAGACGGTGCACAGGGAGTGCTTGCAGGCGGATTTACGTATGTTCAGACAGCACCAGACAATCCATCCGGATTTTATGCTGAAGAAATTAGAGGAAACGATCATACAATATATTTACATTGGAATGCTGTAAATGGCGCAAAGCTTTATGAAATATATGGCAAAAAGCATAGTGACGATAATTATTCGTTTATTGCGTCTACAGATAAACTTGAGTACTATGTTGATGGGCTAAGTTCAAATACACTTTATGATTTTAAAATGAGAGCTATCAATGACAAAGGGAACAGCCAATTTACAGCCAGCGACAGTGCATATACCGATTCCTCTGACAACTCTGAGTACGATATTGGTGTGCCAGATAAAGTAGGCAATACAACTATGAATATATCAGGTAACGTAGTTTATATAACACTTGGAGATGATGCGGCAAGTAAAAGCGCATATCTAATAGATTTAACAGACTACAAATACAAAAATACAAATACGTGGGTCATAAATGTGCCAGAAAGTTTTAGCAATAAAAACTGCAAAATAAGTCTTAGGGCGCCTAACTTTAGCATGGATTTTACACCACAAGCTTTAAACCTTACTTCTAACATTGACAGGATTACCGTAAAATTACTTGATGGCAAGACAATAGATGATTTAAACAAAAACCTTGGGAAGTCAGGCAGCATTGTATCTGACGTCTATCAGATAAGCTACGATGAGATAGATGGAAGCAGCGTTACACATATGAGTAGTTTTAAGCAACCTGTAAATATTAAAATAAATTACTACGGCAATAGAGTGGTAAAAAGCGGTACATTGTCTGTCAAAAATTTTGACGATACTACTGAATATTATCCGAATGTTTATTCTGCATTGCAGTATGCATTGGTAAATGCTATACATACAGGTAGATATGCTGTTGTGAATTTTACTTAA